One stretch of Segatella copri DNA includes these proteins:
- a CDS encoding DUF2851 family protein produces MEQLLHYVWKHKLFPLSPLTTTWHQAVEVIDPGLHNRNAGPDFFNAKIKLNGTLWVGNVEIHDKASDWYVHGHDKDERYDNVILHVCGTIDVEAKNSKGEPLVQLQLDIPENVSKHYQELLSIDQYPPCYQIIPSLTRLTVHSWMSALQTERLSQKTDAIEARVKQCNGDWENAYFVTLARNYGFGINGDAFEQWAYQLPLRAVDHHRDDLFQIEAIFLGQAGLLELNTIPERYQKDALNDGYFSRLRNEYLYLSHKFSLQPMDYKQWRFLRLRPQNFPHIRISQLANLYYNRRASLSQLLEASTVKEAKQVLSTSVTEYWETHYTFGSTSIRNEKHLSPFSLNLLIINTVVPILFAYGRHRGEEKYCDRAFDFLEELKAENNHIVRMWKECGLPVENAGDSQALIQLKKEYCDRKECLRCRIGYEYLKR; encoded by the coding sequence ATGGAGCAACTCCTTCACTACGTGTGGAAGCACAAGCTCTTCCCACTCTCTCCACTCACCACCACCTGGCACCAGGCTGTGGAAGTAATCGACCCCGGACTGCACAACCGCAATGCAGGGCCCGATTTCTTCAATGCCAAAATCAAACTCAACGGAACCCTATGGGTGGGAAACGTGGAGATTCATGACAAGGCAAGCGACTGGTATGTGCACGGACATGATAAGGATGAACGCTACGACAACGTTATCCTGCACGTTTGCGGAACCATCGATGTAGAGGCAAAGAACTCGAAAGGCGAGCCCCTCGTGCAGTTGCAGCTCGACATCCCCGAAAACGTATCGAAGCATTATCAGGAACTGCTGAGCATCGACCAGTATCCTCCCTGCTACCAGATCATCCCATCGCTCACCCGCCTCACCGTGCACAGTTGGATGAGCGCCCTGCAAACCGAGCGCTTATCGCAGAAAACCGATGCAATAGAGGCGCGCGTAAAGCAATGTAACGGCGATTGGGAGAACGCCTACTTCGTGACCCTGGCGCGCAACTACGGGTTCGGAATCAACGGCGACGCCTTCGAGCAGTGGGCTTACCAGCTGCCGCTGAGGGCCGTAGACCATCATCGCGACGACCTCTTCCAGATAGAAGCCATCTTCCTGGGGCAAGCCGGACTGCTGGAGCTGAACACCATTCCCGAAAGATATCAGAAAGACGCGCTGAACGACGGCTATTTCTCCCGATTGAGGAACGAATATCTCTATCTCTCGCATAAATTCTCACTGCAGCCGATGGATTACAAGCAGTGGCGCTTCCTGCGCCTGCGCCCGCAGAACTTCCCTCACATCCGCATCTCGCAGCTCGCCAATCTCTATTATAACCGCCGTGCCAGCCTCAGCCAGCTGCTCGAGGCAAGCACGGTGAAGGAGGCGAAGCAGGTGCTCTCAACCAGCGTTACGGAGTATTGGGAAACCCATTATACCTTCGGCAGCACGAGCATCCGTAACGAGAAGCATCTCTCCCCTTTCTCGCTCAATCTGCTCATCATCAACACCGTGGTTCCCATTCTCTTTGCCTACGGCAGGCACCGGGGCGAGGAGAAATACTGCGACCGCGCCTTCGATTTTCTGGAGGAACTGAAGGCTGAGAATAACCACATAGTAAGGATGTGGAAGGAATGCGGACTGCCGGTGGAGAACGCCGGGGATAGCCAGGCGCTCATACAGCTGAAGAAGGAATACTGCGACAGGAAGGAATGCCTTCGCTGTCGCATCGGTTACGAATACCTCAAGAGATAA
- a CDS encoding S26 family signal peptidase → MKTAVKFLIALVLSLLLAWAVRTYVFTIFSVPQGGLPPQLKAGNRVIVNRIDCENFGRGDVVVFTDTVVYQPKNQRRKRVFESHFIGRIEKLPGDTLRIDTVQFVIPTICCKRCGCKDCRFYLLKTPTGQQLVHKHQMIGKAHKLF, encoded by the coding sequence TTGAAGACTGCCGTCAAATTCCTAATAGCATTGGTGTTGTCGCTGCTCCTGGCTTGGGCAGTGCGCACCTATGTCTTCACTATCTTCTCGGTGCCTCAGGGCGGGCTTCCGCCCCAACTGAAGGCAGGCAACCGGGTGATAGTGAACAGGATTGACTGCGAAAATTTCGGGCGTGGCGATGTGGTTGTTTTCACCGATACGGTGGTTTACCAGCCCAAGAACCAGCGCCGCAAGCGCGTCTTCGAGTCTCATTTCATAGGCAGGATAGAGAAGCTTCCAGGCGATACGCTGCGCATCGACACCGTGCAGTTCGTCATCCCAACCATCTGCTGCAAGCGCTGCGGCTGCAAGGATTGCCGCTTCTATCTCTTGAAGACGCCAACCGGCCAGCAGCTCGTTCATAAGCACCAGATGATAGGCAAAGCCCATAAGCTGTTCTAG
- the dprA gene encoding DNA-processing protein DprA encodes MADQQEILNTILLTRLNYFSLAGMLELYRKVGSATLILEHKNNLRDILPDASDKLVSAIQNCEEARKRAEEELEYDIRYGIEPIPMNDDRYPQRLKDCDDAPLILFYKGNANLNQQRVINIVGTRHCTPYGEDLIRRFITDLKQLSPNVLIMSGLAYGVDIVAHRQALASGYETIGVLAHGLDDLYPRQHRETAARMIEQGGLLTEFLTRTNADKINFVRRNRIVAGMSDACILIESAAHGGGLITCDISQSYGRDVFAFPGRIGDYYSEGCNNLIRNNGATLITSAEDFVKDMGWQDDTTLMRAKQQGIERSLFPELSPEEQLIVDVLSKTNDLQVNLISVKTNIDISRLTSLLFTLEMKGVIKTFAGGMYHLLK; translated from the coding sequence ATGGCTGACCAACAGGAAATACTGAACACCATCCTCCTGACAAGGCTCAATTACTTCAGCCTGGCAGGAATGCTGGAGCTATACAGAAAGGTAGGCTCCGCCACGCTCATCCTGGAGCATAAGAATAACCTCAGAGACATCCTCCCCGATGCCTCGGATAAACTCGTGAGCGCTATCCAGAACTGCGAAGAAGCCCGAAAACGCGCTGAGGAAGAACTGGAGTACGACATACGCTACGGAATAGAACCCATTCCGATGAACGACGACCGCTATCCGCAACGCCTCAAAGACTGCGATGACGCACCCCTCATCCTCTTCTATAAAGGCAACGCCAACCTAAACCAGCAGCGCGTCATCAACATCGTAGGAACCCGCCACTGCACGCCTTACGGCGAAGACCTCATCCGCCGCTTCATCACCGACCTGAAGCAGCTCTCGCCCAACGTGCTCATCATGAGCGGACTTGCCTACGGAGTGGACATCGTGGCGCACCGCCAGGCACTCGCCAGCGGCTACGAAACCATAGGCGTGCTGGCTCACGGTCTCGATGACCTCTACCCCCGTCAGCACCGGGAAACGGCGGCAAGAATGATAGAACAGGGCGGACTGCTCACCGAATTCCTTACCCGTACAAACGCTGATAAGATAAACTTCGTGCGCCGCAACCGCATCGTAGCGGGAATGTCGGATGCCTGCATTCTGATAGAGAGCGCAGCTCACGGCGGCGGTCTCATCACCTGCGATATTTCGCAATCCTACGGTAGGGATGTCTTTGCCTTCCCGGGCAGAATAGGTGATTACTACAGCGAGGGCTGCAACAACCTGATACGCAACAACGGCGCCACGCTCATCACCAGTGCCGAGGATTTCGTGAAGGATATGGGCTGGCAGGATGATACAACCCTGATGCGAGCCAAGCAGCAGGGCATCGAGCGCAGCCTCTTCCCGGAATTATCTCCAGAGGAGCAACTCATCGTAGATGTCCTCTCCAAGACCAACGACCTGCAAGTGAATCTTATCTCCGTAAAGACGAATATCGACATTTCTCGCCTCACTTCCCTCCTCTTCACATTGGAGATGAAGGGAGTC
- a CDS encoding S26 family signal peptidase — protein MIDKEKQKLNMKVQWAKFAVVLALYLLFLVWVESWLGLIVVPFIFDVYITKKIHWQWWKDEEGPIRFIMSWVDALVFALVAVYFINLFFFQNYVIPSSSLEKSLLTGDYLFVSKVSYGPRIPETPLTMPLTQHTMPLVNVKSYVEWPHWDYRRVKGLGNVKLNDIVVFNYPAGDTLVNEERYQANDYYQMVYSIGDQLMQQNGQEKDVRAMNPLQQRHYFEQVYATGRNYISSMPGEYGDIISRPTDRRENYVKRCVGLPGQTLQIKNRIVYLNGKANKEPDNVQYTYKMKLKGEFPIDLADELGITNEDLLMYNQSGVIPLTKKAYLALKANRNLVESISINTDATYGDLYPLNAYTGWTRDNYGPVWIPKKGESIALTLKNLPVYERCIKVYEGNDLKVDNAGRIFINGKLAKSYTFKLDYYWMMGDNRHNSADSRYWGFVPEDHIVGKPIFIWWSHSPDHPGFSGIRWNRLFTFVDNIK, from the coding sequence ATGATAGATAAAGAGAAACAAAAACTCAATATGAAGGTACAGTGGGCGAAGTTCGCAGTGGTTCTCGCCCTCTATCTTCTCTTTCTGGTTTGGGTAGAAAGCTGGCTGGGACTCATTGTGGTTCCGTTCATCTTCGACGTTTACATCACCAAGAAGATTCACTGGCAGTGGTGGAAGGATGAGGAAGGTCCTATCCGTTTCATCATGAGCTGGGTAGATGCGCTGGTGTTCGCTCTCGTAGCGGTTTATTTCATCAACCTCTTCTTCTTCCAGAACTACGTCATTCCGTCTTCCTCTCTCGAAAAGAGTCTCCTCACGGGCGATTATCTCTTTGTGAGCAAGGTAAGCTACGGCCCTCGCATTCCTGAAACTCCGCTCACCATGCCGCTCACCCAGCACACCATGCCGCTGGTCAACGTGAAGAGCTACGTGGAGTGGCCTCACTGGGATTACCGCCGCGTAAAGGGTTTGGGCAACGTGAAGCTCAACGACATCGTTGTGTTCAACTATCCTGCAGGCGATACGCTCGTCAATGAGGAGCGCTATCAGGCGAATGATTACTATCAGATGGTTTACAGCATCGGCGACCAGCTGATGCAGCAGAACGGACAGGAAAAGGATGTGCGCGCGATGAACCCATTGCAGCAGCGCCATTATTTTGAGCAGGTTTATGCTACAGGCCGCAACTACATCAGCAGTATGCCGGGCGAATATGGCGACATCATCAGCCGTCCTACCGACCGCCGCGAGAACTACGTGAAGCGCTGCGTGGGCTTGCCTGGTCAGACCCTGCAGATCAAGAACCGCATCGTTTATCTGAACGGAAAGGCGAATAAGGAGCCTGATAACGTGCAGTATACTTATAAGATGAAGCTCAAGGGCGAGTTCCCTATCGACCTTGCCGATGAGCTGGGAATCACCAACGAAGACCTGCTGATGTATAATCAGAGCGGCGTGATTCCACTCACCAAGAAGGCTTATCTGGCGCTGAAGGCGAACAGAAACCTCGTAGAGAGCATCTCTATCAATACGGATGCAACCTATGGCGACCTCTATCCGCTCAACGCTTATACCGGCTGGACAAGAGACAATTACGGTCCGGTATGGATTCCGAAGAAGGGCGAGAGCATCGCTCTTACGCTGAAGAATCTGCCTGTATACGAGCGCTGCATCAAGGTTTACGAGGGCAACGACCTGAAGGTAGACAACGCTGGCCGCATCTTCATCAACGGCAAGCTGGCGAAGAGCTACACCTTCAAGCTCGACTATTACTGGATGATGGGCGACAACCGCCACAACTCAGCCGACAGCCGCTACTGGGGTTTCGTGCCTGAGGACCACATCGTGGGCAAGCCTATCTTCATCTGGTGGAGCCACAGCCCTGATCATCCGGGTTTCTCAGGCATCCGTTGGAACCGCCTCTTCACTTTCGTAGACAATATTAAGTAA
- a CDS encoding acyl-CoA thioesterase — translation MSRYIFETKMEVRDYECDIEGIVNNANYLHYMEHTRHLFLKECGLSFAEMHNKGVDAVVARMNLQYKVPLQCDDEFFSRLWLEKQGVRYVFHQDIFRAKDEKLCLKATVELVCLINGKLGNSEDYDKAFEKYYS, via the coding sequence ATGAGCAGATATATTTTTGAGACGAAGATGGAAGTAAGAGATTATGAGTGCGATATTGAGGGCATCGTGAACAATGCCAACTATCTGCACTACATGGAACATACCCGCCATCTCTTTCTGAAGGAATGCGGCCTCAGCTTTGCCGAAATGCACAACAAAGGCGTGGATGCTGTGGTGGCGAGAATGAACCTGCAGTATAAGGTTCCGCTGCAATGCGATGATGAATTCTTCTCGCGTCTGTGGCTGGAGAAGCAGGGTGTGAGATATGTCTTCCATCAGGACATCTTCCGTGCCAAGGACGAGAAACTCTGCCTCAAGGCAACCGTAGAGCTCGTTTGCCTCATCAACGGAAAGCTGGGCAACAGCGAGGACTACGATAAGGCATTCGAGAAATATTATAGTTAA
- the dapB gene encoding 4-hydroxy-tetrahydrodipicolinate reductase, with protein sequence MKIALIGYGKMGHMIEEIALQRGHEIVCKIDVNNPQDIDSPEFCSADVAIEFTNPTAAYGNYLKAFSHNVKVVSGSTGWMKDHKEDVEKLCADGKQTLFWASNFSIGVAIFSAVNRYLAKIMNGFPQYSVCMQETHHVHKLDAPSGTAITLAEEIIDNIDRKKDWKRGVTYWTEDGHHDEGDANITDEDLVINCVRDGEVPGIHAVMYDSDADMITIEHSAHSRKGFALGAVLAAEFTANHSGLLTTSDLFKF encoded by the coding sequence ATGAAAATTGCTTTGATCGGCTACGGAAAGATGGGACACATGATCGAGGAGATCGCCCTGCAGCGTGGCCACGAAATCGTTTGTAAGATTGACGTGAATAACCCTCAAGACATCGACAGCCCGGAGTTCTGCTCTGCCGATGTTGCCATCGAGTTTACCAACCCTACTGCCGCCTACGGCAACTATCTGAAGGCTTTCTCTCACAACGTGAAGGTGGTTTCAGGTTCTACAGGTTGGATGAAAGACCATAAGGAAGACGTGGAGAAGCTCTGCGCTGACGGTAAGCAGACCCTCTTCTGGGCCTCTAACTTCAGCATCGGTGTGGCTATCTTCTCTGCCGTAAACCGCTATCTGGCTAAAATCATGAATGGTTTCCCACAGTACTCTGTATGCATGCAGGAAACCCACCACGTTCATAAGCTCGATGCGCCATCAGGTACAGCCATCACGCTTGCCGAGGAAATCATCGACAATATCGACAGAAAGAAGGACTGGAAGCGTGGCGTTACTTACTGGACTGAGGATGGTCATCACGATGAGGGCGATGCAAACATCACCGATGAGGATTTGGTCATCAACTGCGTACGCGATGGTGAGGTTCCGGGAATCCATGCCGTGATGTACGACAGCGATGCTGATATGATTACCATCGAGCACAGCGCCCACTCACGCAAGGGTTTCGCCCTGGGAGCCGTTCTCGCAGCTGAGTTCACAGCCAACCATTCCGGCTTGCTCACCACATCAGATTTATTTAAGTTCTAA
- a CDS encoding leucine-rich repeat domain-containing protein, giving the protein MKHFFILMLLLLGCYNSFAFEYKGVYYRESDGGAIVSKPETGGTYSGEIVIPEEVVCKEYAYEPSVTYHVVGIDENAFEESYGLTKITINAPIKDLKINKCYAQEIVLPQLKSIELENAYISTLDIPSTADDVKLYGCPSLYTLVVPGTVSHLGLSNCSVLGDLVIQESKEKLYLGISDDTPVTDLTISRVVNDNNDYLSSLQNLVNLHLGDNLTHLPSLDGKTKLKTVEGNGITIIERETFYGTTSLKTVSFPNLKTIRDWAFKDSGIKSIELPNTLDSIGSSAFCGAKLTNIVLPSSLKNVGENAFENCEDLTSLTIKGNTSFERNVFENCSSLSSVSLPNDLESLGEELFCGCSSLVEISLPHDLKVIPKSAFRNCKALQRAYFNGNVEAIEDHAFEGCSNLQSLTLPTPLKSIGIHAFDDCESMAELVLPNSLEYVGGGAFCGVNLTKLTFSGSLKEWLGINFDYLIIDHDSPEDAGTGYPTDTNPITHAQKFYIGAGLVTDLEIPANVNAVNAWSFTGYRGLKTVTIPSWVKRVGEGAFLGCLLDKVTIQAENLQIDKYGFYVSGWIQEEGIHNVVISKNLKQVTGEGDVPTANAIDYDGTIEEWLNIKFNLKKEMFAIDGQGILRINGKQVNEIIIPEDMTEIHDYQFAGMALSTVYVPKSLKRIGKYAFAWCHDLERVQYSSVKTPASAKKCQSKTDARQFITIGDCAFLMNKKLTDISFAEVVDSIGNRAFYSTAWLDKQPDGMVIIGKSLYEYKGEVPASVAIPEGIICVCSEAFKGQSKLTDVTFPESLEYISDSAFEGCIGITSVEFPEKLQSIGDYAFSQTGLTQINISSNVMRIKGDGAFSKTPIKSVILEDGENELDMNWGMFGSAEIAYIGRPGFFALSGSGLKEVTLGKYVKEIPLDFVCSHYIEKFTILSSIPPVVGREGHDYFSEDTYDNCKLIVPKESLEAYKTAPIWKYFTNVEESEVSGIKNVLTSKDSKSLTYGINGCIATSNGIVIEKKSDGSVRKYVRK; this is encoded by the coding sequence ATGAAACATTTTTTTATTCTAATGTTGCTTCTGCTTGGATGTTATAATTCATTCGCTTTTGAATATAAGGGCGTGTATTATCGGGAGTCAGATGGTGGCGCTATTGTATCAAAACCGGAAACTGGTGGAACTTATTCTGGTGAAATCGTTATTCCTGAAGAGGTAGTGTGTAAAGAATATGCTTATGAACCAAGTGTAACCTATCACGTTGTGGGGATTGACGAGAATGCATTTGAAGAAAGTTATGGACTTACAAAAATAACGATAAATGCGCCTATCAAAGATTTGAAAATAAATAAATGCTATGCGCAAGAAATAGTTCTTCCACAACTGAAGTCCATTGAGTTGGAAAATGCTTATATCTCGACTTTGGATATTCCAAGTACTGCTGATGATGTCAAGCTTTATGGATGTCCTTCATTGTATACACTGGTAGTCCCAGGTACCGTTTCACATTTAGGATTATCAAATTGTAGCGTATTGGGAGACCTAGTAATACAGGAAAGCAAGGAGAAGTTATACTTAGGTATTAGTGATGATACGCCGGTAACCGATTTAACAATAAGTCGTGTTGTTAACGATAATAATGATTACTTAAGTTCCTTACAAAATCTTGTAAATTTGCACCTTGGTGACAATCTAACACATTTACCATCTTTGGATGGTAAAACTAAGTTGAAAACAGTAGAAGGCAATGGTATAACAATTATTGAAAGAGAAACTTTTTATGGAACTACATCGCTAAAAACAGTGTCTTTTCCAAATTTGAAGACTATACGAGATTGGGCGTTTAAGGATTCTGGTATTAAAAGCATAGAGCTTCCTAATACTCTTGATAGTATAGGTAGTAGTGCATTTTGTGGTGCGAAATTGACAAATATTGTTTTGCCTAGTTCATTGAAAAATGTTGGGGAAAATGCTTTTGAGAATTGTGAAGATTTGACTTCTTTGACCATAAAAGGGAATACCTCGTTTGAAAGAAATGTTTTTGAAAATTGTTCCTCTCTTTCATCGGTGTCCCTCCCCAATGATTTAGAATCTTTGGGTGAGGAACTGTTTTGCGGTTGTTCCAGTCTTGTGGAGATTAGTCTTCCTCACGACCTGAAGGTAATACCTAAGTCGGCTTTTCGAAACTGCAAGGCATTGCAAAGGGCTTATTTTAACGGAAATGTAGAGGCGATTGAAGATCATGCTTTTGAGGGTTGCTCGAATTTACAAAGTTTGACGCTGCCAACTCCTTTGAAAAGTATTGGAATACATGCTTTTGATGATTGTGAAAGCATGGCAGAATTGGTACTCCCTAACTCTTTGGAATATGTGGGAGGTGGAGCCTTTTGCGGGGTTAATCTTACAAAATTGACTTTTTCTGGTAGCCTTAAGGAATGGTTGGGCATTAATTTTGACTATCTGATAATAGACCATGATAGCCCTGAAGATGCGGGAACTGGTTATCCTACTGATACGAATCCGATTACCCATGCTCAAAAATTCTATATAGGAGCAGGACTTGTTACGGACTTGGAGATACCTGCTAATGTAAATGCTGTTAACGCATGGTCTTTTACAGGGTATAGAGGATTGAAAACAGTAACGATTCCTTCTTGGGTAAAACGTGTTGGCGAAGGAGCTTTTCTTGGATGTTTGCTTGATAAAGTAACGATACAGGCAGAGAATCTGCAAATCGACAAATATGGATTTTATGTGAGCGGCTGGATCCAAGAGGAGGGAATTCATAATGTTGTAATCTCTAAGAACTTAAAGCAGGTTACAGGTGAGGGTGATGTTCCTACGGCAAATGCGATTGATTATGATGGCACAATAGAAGAGTGGCTTAATATCAAGTTCAATTTAAAGAAAGAAATGTTTGCCATAGACGGACAGGGCATTTTGCGAATCAATGGAAAACAAGTGAATGAGATAATTATTCCGGAAGATATGACAGAGATACATGACTACCAGTTTGCAGGTATGGCTCTTTCTACAGTGTACGTACCCAAGTCTTTAAAGCGAATTGGTAAATATGCATTCGCTTGGTGCCATGACTTGGAAAGGGTACAATACTCGTCTGTAAAAACGCCTGCAAGTGCTAAGAAATGTCAGTCAAAGACAGATGCTCGCCAATTCATCACTATCGGCGATTGTGCTTTCTTAATGAATAAAAAACTTACGGATATAAGTTTTGCAGAAGTTGTTGACTCTATTGGAAATAGAGCCTTCTATTCAACTGCATGGTTGGATAAACAACCAGATGGCATGGTTATTATCGGAAAGAGTCTCTATGAATACAAGGGAGAAGTTCCTGCTTCTGTCGCAATACCAGAGGGCATAATTTGTGTTTGTTCAGAGGCTTTTAAGGGACAGAGCAAACTGACGGATGTTACTTTCCCTGAAAGTTTAGAATACATCTCAGATAGCGCATTTGAAGGTTGTATAGGAATAACATCCGTCGAATTTCCAGAAAAACTTCAAAGCATTGGAGATTATGCTTTCAGCCAGACTGGTTTGACGCAGATAAATATATCTAGTAATGTAATGCGAATCAAAGGCGATGGTGCATTCAGCAAGACTCCGATAAAGAGCGTTATACTTGAAGATGGAGAAAACGAGTTGGATATGAATTGGGGTATGTTTGGCAGTGCGGAAATAGCTTATATAGGTCGTCCAGGTTTCTTTGCCTTAAGTGGTTCCGGATTAAAGGAAGTAACTTTGGGTAAATACGTGAAAGAGATTCCGCTCGACTTTGTTTGTAGTCATTACATTGAGAAATTTACCATCCTGTCGTCAATTCCACCAGTTGTTGGCAGGGAAGGTCATGACTATTTCTCAGAAGACACCTACGACAATTGTAAACTGATTGTTCCTAAGGAAAGTTTGGAGGCGTATAAGACAGCTCCAATTTGGAAATATTTTACCAATGTAGAGGAAAGTGAAGTTTCTGGTATCAAGAATGTCTTGACTAGTAAGGATTCTAAATCTTTAACATATGGTATTAATGGCTGCATAGCTACTAGTAACGGCATTGTCATCGAGAAAAAATCCGATGGTTCCGTTCGTAAGTATGTGAGAAAATAA
- a CDS encoding WbqC family protein: protein MKALLSSTYFGPIQWYQKLNRYDECLIERHESFIKQTYRNRMLIPTTNGPLSLTIPTNHDISLSMKDIRISDHANWRHVHWNALLSAYGESPFFEYYQDDIRPFYEKKYEFLFDFNMETTAKMIELLDIRPKISITEAYIQSKELKEKNEIKDFRDAIRPKKPLPDPEFESKRYYQVYGQKYGFQPNMSILDLLFNEGNEAIFYL, encoded by the coding sequence TTGAAAGCCCTTCTTTCCTCCACATATTTCGGCCCCATCCAGTGGTACCAGAAGCTGAACCGCTACGATGAATGCCTGATAGAGCGCCACGAGAGCTTTATCAAGCAAACCTATCGTAACCGCATGCTCATCCCTACCACCAACGGCCCCCTCTCGCTCACCATCCCCACCAATCACGACATCTCCCTGTCGATGAAGGACATCCGCATCTCCGACCACGCCAACTGGCGCCACGTGCATTGGAATGCGCTCCTTTCCGCCTATGGCGAGAGCCCTTTCTTCGAGTATTATCAGGACGACATCCGCCCCTTCTACGAGAAGAAATACGAGTTCCTCTTCGATTTCAACATGGAGACAACCGCGAAGATGATAGAACTCCTCGACATCCGTCCGAAGATTTCTATCACCGAAGCCTATATTCAGAGTAAAGAACTGAAAGAAAAGAATGAAATCAAGGATTTCCGCGATGCGATTCGCCCCAAGAAACCGCTTCCTGACCCCGAATTCGAGTCGAAGCGCTATTACCAGGTTTACGGGCAGAAGTACGGTTTTCAGCCCAATATGAGCATCCTTGACCTCCTTTTCAATGAAGGCAACGAGGCGATATTCTACCTATAA
- a CDS encoding Fic family protein, whose amino-acid sequence MHQFDYKNTPEQLLTPSIVRQLAILHEYKGKQDLYVSAKADTLSALLNIAKIQSTRSSNRIEGIYTSDERIHALVMEKAEPQSRSEEEIAGYREVLTTIHENYEYIPIRPNNILQLHRDLYSYGGKEIGGRFKNTDNIIAETDSEGKEHIRFTPMPAFQTPEAMEDLCCAFDEAIDEGKHDALLLIPMFVLDFLSIHPFNDGNGRMSRLLTLLLLYRSGYIVGKYISIEMLIEKSKETYYDALKSSSIDWHDSQNSYLPFVSYYLGIFIKAYQEFQDRVEHLHGKTLSKAERIKTVFHKKLGKITKADIANLCPDISISTIERTLKEMLVAEEIEKVGSGRGTGYVLK is encoded by the coding sequence ATGCATCAATTCGACTACAAAAATACACCCGAGCAACTGCTCACGCCATCCATCGTGAGACAGCTCGCTATCTTGCACGAATACAAGGGCAAGCAAGACCTTTACGTATCGGCAAAAGCCGACACCCTCTCTGCCTTGCTCAATATCGCCAAGATACAGAGTACCCGCTCTTCCAACCGCATTGAGGGAATCTACACCTCAGATGAGCGCATCCATGCACTCGTCATGGAGAAAGCCGAGCCTCAAAGCCGCTCAGAAGAGGAGATTGCAGGTTATCGGGAGGTACTGACCACCATACACGAGAACTATGAGTACATTCCTATTCGCCCCAACAACATTCTCCAACTGCACCGAGACCTCTATTCTTACGGCGGGAAGGAGATTGGAGGACGATTCAAAAACACCGACAACATCATCGCTGAGACCGACAGCGAAGGGAAGGAGCACATCAGGTTCACGCCGATGCCAGCCTTCCAAACTCCCGAAGCAATGGAAGACCTCTGCTGTGCATTCGACGAGGCAATAGATGAAGGCAAACATGATGCACTCTTGCTTATTCCGATGTTCGTGCTCGACTTCCTCTCAATCCATCCTTTCAACGATGGCAATGGCAGGATGAGCCGTCTTCTTACCCTTCTTCTGCTTTATCGCAGCGGGTACATTGTGGGCAAATATATCAGCATCGAGATGCTCATAGAGAAATCGAAGGAGACCTACTACGATGCCCTGAAATCAAGTTCCATCGATTGGCACGACAGCCAGAACTCTTATCTTCCATTCGTAAGCTACTATCTGGGGATATTCATCAAGGCTTACCAGGAATTCCAGGACAGGGTGGAACATCTGCACGGCAAAACGCTTTCGAAAGCTGAGCGCATCAAGACCGTCTTCCACAAGAAGTTGGGAAAAATCACCAAGGCAGACATCGCCAACCTCTGCCCTGACATCAGCATCAGCACCATTGAGCGCACGCTCAAGGAAATGCTCGTTGCGGAGGAAATTGAGAAAGTGGGAAGCGGAAGAGGAACGGGATACGTTTTAAAATAA